TCTTGAACTGATCATAACCATGGAGGAACTGCGGATCGAACTTTCCATGATAGAAGAATCGCCTGCCCTTGTCCTTGGATTTCGGTTGGTAGATCTTGGAAAAGCGATGCCCATCCTTCACTTCCTCCTCGATCCTGAATATGGGATAGAACTCAGTGGACCTGAAAGTGATCGCCTTCCTGTTCTTGATTATGGTATAGCTGTCAAGTGCGTGCCAATGCTGCTCCTTCAGTATCGATGCAAAATGGTCCATCACCGCCTTTTCCCACTCTTCCTTCTCCCTGTTCCTGTATAGATGCTCTACGTATGCCCAAACCTTTTCGGAAAAGATGATCTTGAGATGGCTTTCTGAGAATGATTCGGCATGATCGAAATACCATTCTCCATCAGCTTGATCGGGACCAGCATCTACAGTAGAAACTTCAGCTTCATACATTGACTTTATTTCTTCAGATGATCCTATACCATGTCTCTCTGCCAAGATCCTGATGGCATCACCGTACTCGCAATTCTCCCTTTTTTGGGTGTATGTGATAGCATTGAGCCACTTTCCGTCATCCCCGAAATCATTGACGATATAATTGCCATCGGAAAGTTTCTTGATCTTGGAGGATGCCGTTGACTCAGACCTACCGGGATCGATGAAGTGCTTGTTGGTACGGAGATATTCGTCAATGTCGGTTAATATAGTGCCTGAAAACATCAAGTCCTCCGTTTGTCCTGAGCAGGATATCTTCCTTTGTGATCTTATACTGCTTCATTATCCCTTCTTGTTCTTGTAAGATTAGCGTATGCGATCATCAAAAGGAGGTTTCCCAAGAGCGACAATAGGAAGAGTATAAAAAATATGATGATCAATAATTCCCTTCTTGCAAGTTCGGCATCTAGGCCGGTGAGGAACTGTGATGTTTCTGTATACATGTTTTTGGATAATAATTGAGTTAAAGAATCCCGCCCAACCAGAGGAGCGGGAGATATAGGGCCATCTTTCTGGTTGCCCATAACCTTGACACTGGCTAGTTTTTTAGGCTCTGCTCGTACAGGTCCGTACAATATTTGATTATTGGTACGATATGGTTGTCAAAGTGTGTCTTGGCAGTTGAGGGCTTTACCGGCATCAGCTCGGCAAAACTGGCCCTTGAATTTGCGATCTGCTTGGCAAACCTGTTCACGCTTCCCTCGGAATAGCTGTCCAGGATAAAACGGAGATGGTTCAGGGCCCTCTGCCTGGAAACTGTCATCCTGTTACCTGTCGCATAGGCATATATCCTCATCTTGACGAATGTGCGGATTTCATTTGAAAGGAATTTCAGCAATCTTATCCTCAGCAGAGAGGACGCCTGGTCGTATCCATGAACGGGTATGCTCTCGTTCTTTAGTTTTGAAAAGCTCGGATACTGAAGCTCTAAAGTCCTTGTCTCTAGGTTTATCTTTGATGTGATCATGGCCTTTTATTTATGATTCAACTATATTTCTCTTTACTGCCCAAGGGACGATTCCGAGCTTCGATGTCACTCCGAGCTTCCTCTGGATGTTCTTGTTGTGGGTAGCGACCGTTTCCTCCGAGATGTTCAGTTCCTCCGCGATCTCACGGTTATGCTTGCCAGAAGCAATTTTCTTGATGATCTTGATCTCCTGTTTGGTAAGGTGTTCTTCACCGACCTTGATGGAAGAGCAGAGCTTTCCCTCGAAGGAACAATTGCCCCTGCGGCCGCACTCAAAGTATTCCACATGGATGATTTCACCATCATTCGTGATATCCGGATGGCCGTCAAAACCACCGAACCTGCAGACTATGTACTGTCTCATCATCTCCTCTGAGTCGGTGATGTCCCATGCGACCAGCGCGTTCATTGCTTCGGGGTTCTGGAGCATGTCCTCCTCGATCCTGTCCAGGATCCATTGGGGAAATTCGCCCCACCTATAGGTATTGCCGCTATGCAAGCACTTGATATCGTTCTCGTTCACGTAGAACTCGACACCGTTGTCCTCGATGCCCGGGGGAAGTGACTGCTTTATTTTTGATAGGTTCATCATGGTAAAAAATGGCACTTATCTGGTATATACTAATCCGATTATTTGACCTTACTTTGTTCCGTTGGATAACGGATGGGCTATCGAGCCTCGAACTCTGCGTTGGAGAGCGTCTTCAGGAGTTCGCGTGCCTTGGTGATGATCCTGGCATCGTAACGGTCCTTGATGGTGTGCAGCTCCTTATGGACGGTCACCCTGTCGATGACATGGCCCTCTGTTTTCAGGGCCTCGGATACGATCCGGGGAATGCCGTCGGGGCATGCTTACGGATGAACTGGAGCTCGTTGCCGCTGACTTCGATCATGGTCGGGGAAAGTATCGTATTCATTTGTTATCCTTTTTTGTTATTATTGTTTGTTACTGTGTTTTGTTACTGCAAATATATACTCGTTTTGCGTACAATTCAAAATATTTATACGCAATTTGTTTATGGAAATCGATAAGGAATTGATTCTCAATGAAATAAAAAATCATTTAGGGATTAAAAAAGATGCTGAATTCGCAAGGTTTTTAGGTATTAAGCCCCAAACCTTAAGTTCTTGGTATTCAAGAAATACTTTTGACATAGAACTTTTATATGCAAAATGCGAATTTTTAAATGCTGAATGGCTTTTGACTGGAAAAGGGAATATGGTTAAAAGTTACAACGAGGAACCTAATATTTTATCATTAAATAGTGATTTCCCAAAAGATTGTGAAGAATTAAAAAATAAGTATATCAAATTATTGGAAGAATATAACCAGCTCCTTAAGACCAAATTAAATGGAGGTTCTTCAACTGATAAAAGTGTTAGCTAAGTCAAGTTTTTTTGTCATTTGGAGGAATTGGGAGAGTGAAGCAAATAATCTAGAATAACTAAAAAACCAAAACCAATGAAAAAATTAATCCTATTAATTTCTATGCTTGGAATTTCGACTTTCAAGGCATATTCCCAAGATGTACTTAACCCTCCTTTAATTGACGGTGTAGTAACCTATACTGAGACCATTTCAACTGATTTAAATAAGAGTCAAATATAAGGCAATTTAAAAGCTTGGATTGCAAGTAACTTTTCATCCGACAATATGGATATTGAGTTGGATGATTTCGAGAATGGGAAAGTAATTATAAAAACAGAAATAACTAAGAGTTTTGAAAGTTTGACAATGATTAGATCTTCGGATTTAAAGTATTTTCTTCAAGTAGATATTAAAGATCAAAAGTATCGATATATATTAAAACTTATTGATCATTATCACAAGCAAACTGCTCAAACAGTTCCGGAGTTAATTGAAATTGCAAATGGCCGAAAAAAGACGATAACTAATACCAGGTCTTATGCTAAAAAACAAGTTCAATTAATAAGCGATTCTTCGAACGAGATTCTTGAATCCCTTAA
The Sphingobacterium daejeonense genome window above contains:
- a CDS encoding helix-turn-helix domain-containing protein, which gives rise to MEIDKELILNEIKNHLGIKKDAEFARFLGIKPQTLSSWYSRNTFDIELLYAKCEFLNAEWLLTGKGNMVKSYNEEPNILSLNSDFPKDCEELKNKYIKLLEEYNQLLKTKLNGGSSTDKSVS
- a CDS encoding DUF4468 domain-containing protein gives rise to the protein MASNFSSDNMDIELDDFENGKVIIKTEITKSFESLTMIRSSDLKYFLQVDIKDQKYRYILKLIDHYHKQTAQTVPELIEIANGRKKTITNTRSYAKKQVQLISDSSNEILESLKKGVQFIDDF
- a CDS encoding response regulator transcription factor, with the protein product MMNLSKIKQSLPPGIEDNGVEFYVNENDIKCLHSGNTYRWGEFPQWILDRIEEDMLQNPEAMNALVAWDITDSEEMMRQYIVCRFGGFDGHPDITNDGEIIHVEYFECGRRGNCSFEGKLCSSIKVGEEHLTKQEIKIIKKIASGKHNREIAEELNISEETVATHNKNIQRKLGVTSKLGIVPWAVKRNIVES